In one window of Oligoflexia bacterium DNA:
- a CDS encoding UTP--glucose-1-phosphate uridylyltransferase yields MSKIKIAVIPAAGLGTRFLPATKQIPKELLPIVNRPAIEYVVDELVESGIETIVFVLHPSKMAILEHFKKNERLEAALQTPDKQDLLHAVTAYQNKVKFDYVFQHEAKGLGHAILCAEEKINEDYFVVALPDDLVLHTTPCLKQLLPCFENYQSSVLALEHVPMDRVHQYGIVSGQEVAPQTFKVEHLVEKPKAEDAPSQESVIGRYILHKNIFNYIKTQPKGALGEIQLTDALLTLAKEQGLYGYSFAGKRLDTGQAHGFIEANIMYALEENSVYKDKVRAILEAIHANL; encoded by the coding sequence ATGAGCAAAATTAAAATTGCTGTGATTCCTGCTGCGGGTTTAGGCACGCGTTTTTTGCCGGCCACCAAACAAATACCCAAAGAACTTTTACCCATTGTCAACAGACCTGCCATTGAATATGTGGTGGATGAATTGGTTGAAAGCGGCATTGAAACCATTGTTTTTGTCTTGCATCCCAGTAAAATGGCCATTTTGGAGCATTTTAAAAAAAATGAACGGCTAGAAGCCGCTTTACAAACTCCAGATAAACAAGATCTTTTACATGCTGTCACGGCATACCAAAATAAAGTTAAGTTTGATTATGTGTTTCAGCATGAAGCCAAAGGTTTGGGACATGCTATTTTATGTGCAGAAGAAAAAATAAATGAGGATTATTTTGTGGTGGCGCTTCCTGATGATTTGGTTTTACACACTACACCTTGTCTTAAACAGCTGTTGCCTTGTTTTGAAAACTATCAATCCTCTGTTTTAGCCTTAGAGCATGTACCCATGGATAGAGTGCATCAGTATGGGATTGTTTCTGGGCAAGAAGTTGCACCACAAACCTTCAAAGTAGAGCATTTGGTAGAAAAGCCCAAAGCCGAGGATGCCCCCAGTCAAGAATCTGTCATTGGTCGTTATATTCTGCACAAAAATATTTTTAATTACATCAAAACCCAGCCCAAAGGTGCTTTGGGAGAAATTCAACTCACCGATGCATTATTAACTTTGGCCAAAGAGCAGGGCCTGTATGGTTATAGCTTTGCCGGCAAGCGCTTGGATACCGGTCAAGCGCATGGTTTTATTGAAGCAAACATCATGTATGCGCTTGAAGAAAACTCTGTTTACAAAGATAAAGTTAGAGCTATCTTAGAAGCAATACACGCAAACTTATAA
- the dksA gene encoding RNA polymerase-binding protein DksA, with protein MAKKLSKKKLEEFRKILLEKKKTLVNEAVETMGDLTESQENYADMTDQASAEMDRNFLLRVRDRERKLIMKINSVIAKIDDGTYGVCDLCGDLISEARLLARPETTQCIECKTDMEEMERKAKMVG; from the coding sequence ATGGCAAAAAAGTTAAGTAAAAAAAAGTTAGAAGAATTTCGTAAAATCCTTTTAGAAAAAAAGAAAACGCTGGTGAATGAAGCTGTAGAAACCATGGGCGACCTAACTGAATCACAAGAGAATTATGCCGATATGACCGATCAAGCTTCTGCTGAAATGGATAGAAATTTTTTATTGCGCGTGCGTGATCGTGAACGCAAATTGATCATGAAAATCAACTCTGTTATTGCTAAAATTGATGATGGCACGTATGGAGTTTGCGATCTTTGTGGTGACCTTATTTCTGAAGCCCGTCTTTTAGCGCGTCCAGAAACCACGCAATGCATTGAGTGCAAAACCGATATGGAAGAAATGGAACGCAAAGCCAAAATGGTTGGTTAA